In the genome of Methanobacterium spitsbergense, one region contains:
- a CDS encoding encapsulin, with product MGNLPRSITDFFDVKAILAYKAPLIGTTVLARGVDLPLGTGTVSRDQVEYPVSKAKRGYRVREVPRETAERTPKTVTVIEHTHGFDLHKNVLAAYARMGEAALNGTDATNSGRLVAESFDDVVFNGDSNAGTKGIYSDAGLTPYAVDDGKEWNDPTGAAPDEVIVECIGELEASQKYLGLDKKLILSPLPYNALLKRVPQTSATYMDFVAKLFKNGVNDIYRTTALANGTGLLEYYGTEVAERNVELDIETYAVQGGVPDKNNLIYFNVETYQATDIHHLDAFLPITNLWDTG from the coding sequence ATGGGAAATTTACCAAGGTCAATAACTGATTTTTTCGATGTAAAAGCTATACTAGCATATAAAGCACCTTTGATTGGTACTACTGTATTAGCTAGAGGTGTTGATTTACCTCTAGGAACTGGAACAGTTTCTAGGGATCAAGTCGAATATCCCGTAAGTAAAGCTAAAAGAGGGTATAGGGTAAGGGAAGTTCCAAGGGAAACTGCTGAGAGAACACCTAAAACCGTAACTGTCATAGAACATACTCATGGTTTTGATTTACATAAAAATGTATTAGCTGCATATGCTAGGATGGGTGAAGCTGCTCTTAATGGTACGGATGCCACAAACTCAGGTAGATTAGTAGCCGAATCATTTGATGATGTAGTATTCAACGGGGATTCAAATGCAGGTACAAAGGGTATTTACTCAGATGCAGGACTAACACCTTATGCGGTAGACGATGGTAAGGAATGGAATGATCCTACAGGTGCAGCCCCTGATGAGGTAATTGTGGAATGTATAGGTGAACTTGAAGCATCTCAAAAATATTTGGGACTTGATAAAAAACTCATATTATCACCATTACCATATAATGCACTTCTTAAAAGAGTTCCACAAACTTCAGCTACTTATATGGATTTTGTTGCTAAACTTTTCAAGAATGGGGTTAATGATATCTATAGAACCACTGCATTAGCTAATGGTACCGGACTTCTTGAATATTATGGTACTGAGGTTGCAGAAAGGAATGTTGAACTAGATATAGAGACATATGCTGTACAAGGAGGGGTACCTGATAAAAACAACCTGATCTATTTCAATGTTGAAACTTACCAGGCAACAGATATCCATCATTTAGATGCATTCCTTCCAATCACCAATCTCTGGGATACCGGTTAA